A segment of the Asinibacterium sp. OR53 genome:
GCGTATGTAACCTGGCCTGAAAATATGGATCCTAATAAAAAATATCCTATGCTCATTAGTATCTATGGTGGTCCAAATGCGGGTACTGTATGGGATAGCTGGACCTGGAGCGCCAATCGCCAATGGTATGCCAGTGAAGGGTTGATACAGGTTTCATTTGATCACAGGGCAAGCGGACAATTTGGAAAAGAAGGGGTGAACTATATGTACCACAACCTGGGTTACTGGGAGATGGCCGATTATAAGACGATGGTAAAATGGTTCATTGCGAACGGACAAGCCGATCCTTCTAAAATATGCATCACCGGGTTCAGCTATGGTGGTTATATGAGTTGCTATGCGCTTACTTATGGTGCAGATGTTTTTACCCATGGCATGGCCGGTGGCAGTGTGGTTGACTGGCATTTGTATGACAGTCATTATACAGAAAGATACATGGGCACTCCGCAGAACAACCCCAAAGGTTATCAAACCAGCAGTGTATTATCTTATGCAGGCCAGTATAAAGGGATGCTGCAAATTGTTCACGGCACCAGCGATGACAATGTGCACATGCAAAACAGCCTGCAGTTGGTGAGTGCATTGGAAGACAAAGGCAAAAATTTTGAATTCATGTTGTATCCTGGCGGGAGGCATGGATGGGGCAATCTGCCGGCTAAGAATATTCATTTCAGCAACCTCAAGACCAGGTTCATTTATAAATATTTATTAGAGAAACCCATCCCTCAAGGATTATTGAAATAAACTCTTTTTTTCTTTGCCCCGGGCTTAAGCCCGGGGCAAAGTTTATCAGGAATTATAAGCTTGAGCAAATGTTTGAGCAAAATCAGACAGCTTGGTTTTGCCTAGAGCCGGTCTGTTTTTGAAATACTCTTCTGTCATAGCACCTGTATGCAATGCATGATTCATCTCTGCATAATTGCGGGCGATCTCTTCAGGCAAACCGGCTTGTACCATGCCATTGAACGCTTGTTCATCAGTGAAAGTTACCCAAGCGAGGTCGGATTTACCGATGGCTTTACCCAGTGTGGCTGCGATCTGATCGGTTGATACTTCATCGCTGGCGATATAACGAATGGTCTGTTCGGCTGTGTAAGGTGTTGTTAATGCTTCCGCAGCTACTGCTGCAATATCAGTTGGATCTACTATCGGAAATTTACCTTCACCTGCGCTGAAATTAGCGCCAATGATACCCATGCCTTTGATCATGCCGATATTGGCAAAGAGGTTGGGATAAAAATAAGCAGGGCGTAAGATGGTAAGGTCCACATCTTTCAAAACACTCAATGCTTTTTCTGCAAGGTGTAAACCACTCACGGGACCTACGCCATCTGCGAGATGGGCACCTACGCTGCTGAGGAGTACTGCTTTCTTTATGCCCGCGGTTTTGATGGCTGTTGCATAATGTTCTCCTATTTTACCGATATAGGCTTTCCATTGAGTCACCTCATAAATGGGAGGAATCATCAGGTAAACGGCATTTGCGCCTGTAAAAGTCCGGGTAAGAAAATGGGTGTCTTCTATGGAGCCTATGGCTGCTGTGGCGCCGGCATCTGTTAATACTTTCAGGTTGGCTTCGTTACGCCCGATGGCAGTTACGGTATGTCCTGATTTTAACAAAGACAATGCCAGTGGTTTCGAAATATTTCCGGCTCCGCCGGTGATCACATACTTCATGGTTCAATTTTTAATGTGTAAATATTTATTATTGTATATACAAATAATGACTTAAAAAAAATCAATCGGTCAGTTTATCAGCAATTTTAGTCAGTGTTTTCACAAACCGGATGCTCTCTTCTTTGCCAATGATGCTGGTATACTTCGTATGAAATTCATGCACACAATTCCTCAGTTCCGGTTGCAGGTCTTTTGCTTTGGGAGTAGGGTACACATTGGTGAGTTTTCCCTCCGTAGTGCGTATGACCAGTTTTTTTTCTTCGAGCTTTTCAATCAGGCGTGTGATGGTGCTGGGCGTGAGTTGCAACTGTTCTGCCAGGTTACCGGGCTGCATACCGGGCTCTTCCAGTACAGCCATGAGCAAATACGCATGGCTGGGAGAAAGGTCTACCTGCTTCCAGCATTCGTTGGCCATTTTCTCTACTTTTCGTGCGAGGGCACTGGAAGTAAAGTAGAGGCATTCTGCATATTGACTGTCCGAAGTTTTCATTGACAGGACAAAGATAGACCTTTTATTTGTATGTACAAATAAATTTTAGTTTTCTTCCAGATAGCCGGTATTTTGTAGTTTTGGGGTATGTCCAACAACATCCTGAACAGTGAATCATCTGGTTTGACCTCGGCCGATAAAGAATTTGAGAACAGCATCCGGCCGCGGGAGATCGATGATTTTTCGGGGCAGCCCCAATTGATCGAGAACCTGGTCATTTTCATCAAAGCGGCCAAGCTCAGGGGCGAAGCGTTGGATCATATTTTATTCCACGGCCCTCCCGGATTGGGCAAGACCACCCTCAGCCGCATTGTAGCCAATGAACTGGGAGTGAACATCAAAGAAACTTCCGGTCCGGTCATTGAAAAGCCTGGTGACTTAGCTGGTCTGCTCACTAACCTGCAACCCAACGATGTATTGTTCATTGACGAGATACACCGGCTGAGTACGGTAGTGGAAGAATACCTCTATGCGGCGATGGAAGATTTTCGTATCGATATTATGATCGATTCAGGTCCCAATGCGAGAAGTGTGCAGATCAACCTGAACCCATTCACATTGGTGGGCGCCACTACCCGCAGTGGTTTGCTCACAGCGCCGTTGTTGTCGCGCTTCGGCATCAAATCTAGACTGGAATATTACCAGGCCGATATACTGAGAAAGATCATCGAAAGAAGCGCTTCTATATTGCAGGCTTCCATCAGCAGCGATGCGGCCGGTGAGATAGCAAGGCGCAGCCGCGGTACGCCCAGGATCGCGAACGGACTCCTGCGGAGGGTGCGCGATTTTGCGCAGGTATTGAACGATGGTGTTATCGATATCGGTATTACGCAACATGCATTGAAAGCATTGAATGTAGATGAGCATGGGCTCGATGAAATGGACAACCGTATCCTGGCTGTTATCATTGATAAATTCAAAGGAGGGCCTGTAGGCATTACTACTATTGCTACGGCGGTGGGCGAGGAAGCAGGCACCATTGAAGAAGTATATGAGCCTTTCCTCATACAGGAAGGGTTCCTGCAACGAACGCCACGCGGGCGTGAAGTAACGGCCAAGGCTTATGAGCACCTGGGCCGGAAACCCCATACAGGTCATCATCCCAACTTATTCAGTTAAACAAAATGCCGCAGAAATCTTCCGCGGCATTTGTCTTCTTACTATCAATATCACTTATGGGGCCACAAGTCTGAATCCGTTTCCATGGATGTTCACGATCTCAATATTGCCGTCTTCTTTCAGGTATTTCCTCAGTTTGGCAATATATACATCCATGCTGCGGCCATTGAAATAGGTATCACTGCCCCAGATCTTTTTCAATGCTTTTTCGCGGGGCAATAAGTCGTTCTTATGCTCGGCCAGCATTTTGAGCAGTTCATTTTCTTTGGGTGAAAGGGTTTGGGTTGCGCCATCGTGTTTCAGCTCACGAAGCTTGGGATTGAAATGGTATTTACCCAGGTCGAATTCTATGTTTTCACTCACCCTGCTTTCTTCTTCGTTGCGTTTCAGGATGGCTTTGATCTTCAGCAACAGCACTTCACTGTCGAATGGCTTGGTAATATAATCGTCGGCGCCCAGTTTATATCCTTGTATGATGTCTTCTTTCATGGTCTTGGCGCTGAGAAAGAACAGGGGGATATCGGGATCCACATCACGGATCTCTTCGGCAAGGGTAAAGCCGTCCATATTCGGCATCATGACGTCCAATAAACAGATATCGAATTTCTCGCGCTGGAATGCGGCCAGGCCCAGGCGGCCGTCTCTTTCAAGCGTTACATCGTAATCGTTCAGTTCCAGGTAATTCTTCAGCACCATTCCGAGGTTCGCATCGTCTTCACACAGGAGTATCTTGTATTTTTTTTTGTCGTCCATAACACGTTATTTATGCCAAATAAAGATAATTCATGGCGAGTTCATATCCTAGCGGCCGCAATCTTTTGTTAAAAAGACCAGCGGGCCTGATAAACGGGTGAAATAGCATTCTGGTCAAGTGTCCGTGCTGTGTAAGGGATAATATTTGCACTTCGTTTATTCTGGGATGCGGTCACAATTTGTTACCGCACATTTTCCGGACTGACAAAATCATGTATTTATACCTAATTTGATCTGCTGCCAATGGCAAAATCGATTCATTACTGGCGCAAATATGCAATGTATGGCATACTGGACACTTCAATACAAGTGATGGAAGTGTTCGACACAAGTGCTTAAAATATCCAATACAATAGATAGAAATTCCCAATACAGTTGATTGAGATCTTTAGTATAATGCCTGAACTTTACAGAGCGGCATAGCATACTCAAGATGATCGTCTAATTAGACTAAATTAGGCGACTATTTTGCTCACAGTAAAGCTTATCCTGGGAAGGCTTCAAACAATTTTTTATACTTTGTACCTGTAATGTCTTGGCAATTTTAAAAATAAAGTACCTGGATAGCCAGATAAAATTACTTTATGCGACACATAAAAAGTAAATCTGAGAATTTAATTTGCGTGTTACTATCAATAGCGCCTATTCTTTTTTTGGCGATCGTCTATTTCAAAATTACCGCTTTCCCTAATGTCGGCTCCCCTTTATTTTTACCCACGCTTAGTTAGAGTTTTCTAAGATAAGGTTTTTTCGTTCTTCCATCATTTGCGCATACCTGATCGGTGAGAGATAACCTAACGATTTGTGTGGTCGTTCAGTGTTATAGTCGATCCTCCACTCTTCGGTCTGTTCTCTCACTTCTGACAAACGATAAAACAGGTAAGCATTCAATACTTCTCTTCTGATGCTTCCATTCTTCCTTTCTATGTATGCATTTTGTGTGGGTTTCCCCGGTTGAATAAATTGTATCGTAATCTGTCTTTGCTCATCATTGCACCACTCTTCCAGTTTGTGGCTGATAAACTCTGGGCCATTGTCGCAACGGATATTGGCAGGCTTGCCTCGCTGAACAATCAGTCTTTCCAGTACCCTGATCACCCTGAGTGCCGGAAGTGAGGTGTCAACCTCTATCGCCAGCGATTCACGGTTAAAATCATCCATCACATTGAACAATCGGAACCTTCTGCCATCTACGAGCGTGTCGGTCATAAAATCAATGCTCCATACCTGGTTAGGTGCTGTTGGAACGTTTAAGGGTTGCTTTATCCGCTCTGGGAGCCGTTTCTTGCCTCTGCGACGGATATTCAGCTTCATATCTGTGTATACCCGATAGATCCGTTTATGATTCCATTCATGCCCTTTATTCCAAAGACGATAGCAACACTGCCAAAATCCAATGGCAACATGTTTGGTTGTTAAAACCGTCAGTGCATCCTGAACTTCACTGTCATCCTTAGGTTTTGGTTGATACCGGTAGGTGTTGCGGGATATACCTGCCAGTTCGCACGCCTTACGGTTACTTAACTGCTCTTCTTCCATCAGATGATGAACAGTTTCCCGTTTCGCTTCAGGCGTTAAAACTTTTTTGCGATCAGGTTCTTCATTGCCCGGTTCTCCAGGCTTAACTCCGCCACGATCTTCTTGTACTCACTGATCTCAGCTTCCATCTGCTTCATTTTTACAACATCACTCACTTCCATGCCTCCATACTTAGCCTTCCAATTGTAAAACGTTGCTTCGCTGATACCCATCTCTCGGGCAATCTCTTTAACAGCAATTCCTGATTCCTGTTTCTTCATTGCAGATACAATCTGCGCTTCGGTAAATCTTCCTTTTTTCATGTGTTTCAAAGTTTAAAGTTAACAAGCTTTTGGTCGTTAACTCTAACCTCACATGGGTAACATTCAGGGGAAGCTTACACTAACATTAAAATTGCCAGTCAGAGCGGTATTATCGTTTCCAGGAGAGACTTTGTGTATGTAACTATTTTTATAAGCACTTTGGCGTATTATGCTGGCTATATTCTTACCCAGAAATTAAATGCGTTGGACAGACTTGGATCCGGACTGAGGATTATTATCAACGCTGCATTTAGTTTTCTGGTTATTTTACTTATATACTTTAATATGGTTTGATTTATTGAGGCCAAAGATCATTTATGTGTTTTTTGAAAAAATCTGCACTTCTAACGATCAAACAGTTTTTTATAGCTTTTCTCATCCATGTACTCCAGAATATCCCCGGGCTGGCATTCCAATACCCGGCAGATTTCTTCCAGTGTGGAGAACCGGATGGCTTTGGCTTTGCCGCTTTTGAGAATGCTCATATTGGCGATAGTAATGCCTACTTCTTCACTTAATTCAGTAAGGCTCATTTTGCGGCGCGCCAGCATTACATCAAGGTTAACAACGATGGGCATATCAGATGGTTAAGTTTTGGTCTTCCTGTAATTTCTTGCCCTGGTTAAATGCCTGGGCCACTACCAGTATGACCAGGCCTGCAACCAGCCATCCCAATTCCTGCTTAAATATATTCCGGTACATGAAGTGTAATTCTTTTGGGATTACGTCTGAAAAAATTACATGAAACACAAATGGAGCAATGATACAAATAACGGATATAATGATCAGGGTAAATGCAATCACCCGAATGCTCTTGATATTCCTTTGGCTAAATACTTCACCTAATGCAATATTCTGAATGACTGCAATGGGCAATGCGATGAAAACATATAGGAATAAAACGGCTATTACAAAACCGATAATCAACAAGGAAACCTGA
Coding sequences within it:
- a CDS encoding IS3 family transposase (programmed frameshift), with the translated sequence MKKGRFTEAQIVSAMKKQESGIAVKEIAREMGISEATFYNWKAKYGGMEVSDVVKMKQMEAEISEYKKIVAELSLENRAMKNLIAKKFLTPEAKRETVHHLMEEEQLSNRKACELAGISRNTYRYQPKPKDDSEVQDALTVLTTKHVAIGFWQCCYRLWNKGHEWNHKRIYRVYTDMKLNIRRRGKKRLPERIKQPLNVPTAPNQVWSIDFMTDTLVDGRRFRLFNVMDDFNRESLAIEVDTSLPALRVIRVLERLIVQRGKPANIRCDNGPEFISHKLEEWCNDEQRQITIQFIQPGKPTQNAYIERKNGSIRREVLNAYLFYRLSEVREQTEEWRIDYNTERPHKSLGYLSPIRYAQMMEERKNLILENSN
- a CDS encoding response regulator transcription factor; its protein translation is MDDKKKYKILLCEDDANLGMVLKNYLELNDYDVTLERDGRLGLAAFQREKFDICLLDVMMPNMDGFTLAEEIRDVDPDIPLFFLSAKTMKEDIIQGYKLGADDYITKPFDSEVLLLKIKAILKRNEEESRVSENIEFDLGKYHFNPKLRELKHDGATQTLSPKENELLKMLAEHKNDLLPREKALKKIWGSDTYFNGRSMDVYIAKLRKYLKEDGNIEIVNIHGNGFRLVAP
- the ruvB gene encoding Holliday junction branch migration DNA helicase RuvB — protein: MSNNILNSESSGLTSADKEFENSIRPREIDDFSGQPQLIENLVIFIKAAKLRGEALDHILFHGPPGLGKTTLSRIVANELGVNIKETSGPVIEKPGDLAGLLTNLQPNDVLFIDEIHRLSTVVEEYLYAAMEDFRIDIMIDSGPNARSVQINLNPFTLVGATTRSGLLTAPLLSRFGIKSRLEYYQADILRKIIERSASILQASISSDAAGEIARRSRGTPRIANGLLRRVRDFAQVLNDGVIDIGITQHALKALNVDEHGLDEMDNRILAVIIDKFKGGPVGITTIATAVGEEAGTIEEVYEPFLIQEGFLQRTPRGREVTAKAYEHLGRKPHTGHHPNLFS
- a CDS encoding NmrA family NAD(P)-binding protein, with the translated sequence MKYVITGGAGNISKPLALSLLKSGHTVTAIGRNEANLKVLTDAGATAAIGSIEDTHFLTRTFTGANAVYLMIPPIYEVTQWKAYIGKIGEHYATAIKTAGIKKAVLLSSVGAHLADGVGPVSGLHLAEKALSVLKDVDLTILRPAYFYPNLFANIGMIKGMGIIGANFSAGEGKFPIVDPTDIAAVAAEALTTPYTAEQTIRYIASDEVSTDQIAATLGKAIGKSDLAWVTFTDEQAFNGMVQAGLPEEIARNYAEMNHALHTGAMTEEYFKNRPALGKTKLSDFAQTFAQAYNS
- a CDS encoding helix-turn-helix transcriptional regulator; its protein translation is MPIVVNLDVMLARRKMSLTELSEEVGITIANMSILKSGKAKAIRFSTLEEICRVLECQPGDILEYMDEKSYKKLFDR
- a CDS encoding MarR family winged helix-turn-helix transcriptional regulator, yielding MKTSDSQYAECLYFTSSALARKVEKMANECWKQVDLSPSHAYLLMAVLEEPGMQPGNLAEQLQLTPSTITRLIEKLEEKKLVIRTTEGKLTNVYPTPKAKDLQPELRNCVHEFHTKYTSIIGKEESIRFVKTLTKIADKLTD